Proteins encoded by one window of Gordonia jinghuaiqii:
- the crcB gene encoding fluoride efflux transporter CrcB translates to MMVLLMIIAGGVGALARYLVGKLVTHYAGDGFPWGTLVINVSGSLLLGFLSGLSMYHGFTADTRFEQLFPTVVLGSGFCGGYTTFSTFTVDTVKLGDQGRLPAAVANVLLSLVIAVGGAVLGLAIAAATA, encoded by the coding sequence ATGATGGTTCTGCTGATGATCATCGCCGGCGGGGTGGGTGCACTGGCCCGCTACCTGGTCGGCAAACTCGTGACCCACTATGCCGGTGACGGATTCCCTTGGGGCACATTGGTGATCAACGTCAGCGGGTCGCTGCTCCTGGGGTTCCTGAGCGGACTGTCGATGTATCACGGTTTCACCGCCGACACACGATTCGAACAGCTCTTCCCCACCGTCGTCCTCGGATCGGGCTTCTGCGGCGGCTACACGACCTTCTCGACTTTCACCGTGGACACCGTGAAACTTGGTGACCAGGGACGTCTTCCGGCCGCGGTGGCCAACGTCCTCCTCAGCCTGGTGATCGCCGTCGGCGGTGCGGTCCTCGGCCTGGCGATCGCCGCGGCCACGGCCTGA
- the crcB gene encoding fluoride efflux transporter CrcB, whose amino-acid sequence MTPAAPSRADRLGPYTVLTLTLVFVGGGAGTFIRYLAENLNPAQTDEFPWGTMLANVTGALGLGLLTGYLMVAKAPPFVQPLVATGFFGAFTTFSTFAVEVAQRLRDSLIELALLYAAATLVLGLTAAFIGYHLGRRLTPQQQESPS is encoded by the coding sequence ATGACTCCCGCGGCGCCCTCCCGGGCCGATCGTCTCGGCCCCTACACGGTGCTCACGCTGACTCTGGTCTTCGTCGGTGGCGGTGCGGGAACGTTCATCCGCTACCTCGCCGAGAACCTCAATCCCGCTCAGACAGACGAGTTCCCCTGGGGCACGATGCTCGCCAATGTCACCGGGGCCCTCGGGCTGGGGTTGCTCACCGGCTACCTGATGGTCGCCAAGGCGCCTCCGTTCGTCCAGCCCCTGGTGGCGACGGGCTTCTTCGGCGCGTTCACCACGTTCTCCACGTTCGCCGTGGAAGTGGCGCAGCGGCTTCGGGACTCACTCATCGAACTGGCGTTGCTGTACGCCGCTGCCACTCTCGTGCTCGGCCTCACCGCGGCGTTCATCGGGTACCACCTCGGCCGGCGCCTCACCCCGCAGCAGCAGGAGTCCCCGTCATGA